From Anaerohalosphaera lusitana, one genomic window encodes:
- a CDS encoding tetratricopeptide repeat protein gives MNKALIFLLILAGVWGPAGIAAADWDSVNRDVIEVYARGEYKTALGLAQKALTVSKEEFGASHANTAKSHNNLGLILKQLGQYERAARHYRKSLAIRKSLSGEGSLAATTSMNNLAQLLKTMGRYAEAETLLMESLRIRLANLPPQHPHVMTSRNNLAGLYLVKGAYDRAERIYLTVLQDCRESGNRDIRLAQALNNLASVKIAQQEYVAALEMQRKALGLARELLPYRHPLIAAYMQNLALCLEQTGDYKEAEAYAENAVDILEDIHGPDHPAVAKALNNLAGINHKQGQFADAIGRYSRSLEIIKQKFGAEHPEAIKVCNNLAVGYIEKGNYEQARKILSGAVEYDSSYLRNSDGLLKSILDSLIKCCDELGKTSEAKAYRQRLDKLK, from the coding sequence ATGAACAAGGCGTTGATCTTCTTGTTGATCCTTGCAGGGGTTTGGGGTCCTGCAGGTATTGCTGCGGCAGATTGGGACTCCGTTAACAGGGACGTTATAGAGGTTTATGCACGGGGTGAATATAAGACAGCACTTGGCCTGGCCCAAAAGGCTTTGACTGTGTCAAAAGAAGAATTTGGGGCAAGCCATGCTAATACCGCGAAGAGTCACAATAACCTGGGGCTGATACTCAAGCAGCTTGGTCAATATGAAAGGGCAGCCAGACATTACCGAAAGTCGCTTGCAATACGCAAAAGTCTGAGTGGGGAGGGGAGTCTGGCTGCTACTACGAGCATGAACAATCTTGCTCAACTGCTGAAAACCATGGGCAGGTATGCGGAGGCGGAAACACTTTTGATGGAATCTTTGCGCATAAGGCTTGCTAACCTGCCGCCCCAGCATCCTCATGTTATGACGTCGCGAAATAATCTTGCTGGACTATATCTGGTGAAAGGTGCATACGACCGGGCCGAGCGTATATATCTAACAGTTTTGCAAGACTGCAGAGAATCCGGAAATCGAGATATACGACTTGCACAGGCTCTCAATAACCTGGCTTCTGTTAAAATTGCTCAACAAGAGTATGTTGCGGCCCTGGAGATGCAGCGTAAGGCTCTGGGGTTGGCAAGAGAGCTTCTGCCTTACCGACATCCCCTAATAGCAGCCTATATGCAGAATCTGGCATTGTGCCTTGAGCAAACCGGCGACTACAAAGAAGCGGAAGCATATGCTGAAAATGCTGTGGATATTCTCGAGGATATCCACGGACCCGATCACCCAGCAGTTGCTAAGGCCTTGAACAACCTTGCGGGCATAAACCATAAGCAGGGCCAGTTCGCCGATGCGATAGGGCGGTATTCCAGATCGCTCGAAATCATAAAACAGAAATTTGGGGCGGAGCATCCAGAGGCAATAAAAGTATGTAACAATCTTGCTGTTGGGTATATCGAAAAGGGGAATTACGAGCAGGCGAGAAAGATCCTGAGTGGTGCTGTAGAGTATGACAGCAGCTATCTGAGAAATTCGGACGGGCTATTAAAGTCCATTCTTGATTCGCTCATTAAGTGCTGTGATGAGCTGGGGAAAACCTCGGAAGCGAAAGCTTATCGGCAGAGGCTTGATAAGCTCAAATAG
- a CDS encoding LamG-like jellyroll fold domain-containing protein, giving the protein MTSKGKKDSLGRIQNNNGLSRLCMRSLLMCVFFLFAGAAMAGTYYVDPASGSDGNPGTSSAPWQSFSKAQNSVGAGDTVILEGGYYGSVSYSGSDARGSSWASPVTYKAAEGATPKFGKLVFQSGASDLYAVFDGITVYPSGVYMDHIVSGVKLLNMTIGGKWSSYGPSLTSNGICMEGTFGTTDFHEIYIDNCEVTDVHTGIKLEGQLGKNIVISNNEIHHIAGSGIKISADKGNEVVRIEGNHIHNQDPVDEGSSGITHGTGISIRNDNLIVRGNIIHQFGNTRGIRTYQDIFPSRGYRNMVFENNLLYDVHNVYVVEFVDMGDDFVFSNNTVIGSEFGRGGNKWYETALRVVWPGGVDGSRLTMNNNVFVGLVSIGGQIYNAEANNNYMYALNGGDMSFGSNVVVNGTSGHSTYFEGSGNFFVGGELFDKYSYTRPGGHPHGVNLNECYALADPSLKTGYEFGGSGPKLADIGDKSVNENETLTFSVSATHPDGEPLTYSAQDMPEGAAFTDQQFSWTPTFGQAGSYSVSFTATDGVMSDSKTITITVNPVDEDSDGLADYWEMEHFGNLDSGPDDNPDGDEFNNLQEYEEGLDPNVFDEGPLNLVLDYRFNDDPADGVKDSSRYHNDGTTLDSSTPALVTSDSYTAYDFDGVDDFVNAGTDASLNTAQSLTISGWMFPRTYGQSGYGRIVDKGDGTTGYSVFVNQETRALSYVTYGGMVVSSESGSLTLDQWHHFAVVYDDAASTLTFYIDGVQRGRTSYSSAPGDSAASPMIVGTRGYDLARCFDGAIDDLKIYNEALSEAKVVELASPEENRAPVLSAIGDKSVEESNLLTFGVTASDPDGDQVLIKATNVPTGAEFADDTFSWTPDSSQVGSHDVSFYATDGELQDSETVTITVLSGNSAPVMEDTPDKSVEEGSLLEFAVSATDPDGDSISYSAQNLPTGADFAGDTFSWTPEVGQAGTYLTSFVASDGELEDVDTVSITVVETTTGGNTSPVFDPVADQSTSINETVDFTVNASDADGDLLSYSAENMPAGAEFIRNHFVWTPSSEQVGDYSVIFNVTDGTATDTMTVNIHVNAPLLTRGLVGLWKFNEGSGSTAGDTSTKVNHGTLTNGAAWTTGVSGSGISFDGVDDYVAVDDSASLNLTGSLSVAAWIKPNSFGSRGYGRILDKGASSVGYSFFVNHKFGGLSFATYGGPVADSNDNVVTTGKWQHVAMVYDQAAETVTFYVDGVSAGTASYNKAPSDSAGSPLTIGIRGQDMERAFDGIIDEVHLYDFAVSESDIQTLAEPGNSEPTNTAPAVTDVADQTVKAGQNLEFVVEASDADGDALTYSSPNLPTGAVLTNNVFSWTPESTQVGSYTVDFIVSDGTDLVSTTVDITVTESTDGRGLAAVWKFDEGSGEIANDSSAMNNDAILGNGAVWTTGVNGSAVSFDGVDDYVAANDSASLNLTGSLSVAAWIKPNSFGSRGYGRILDKGANSAGYSFFVNHKFGGLSFATYGGPVADSNDNVITTGKWQHVAMVYDQAAETVTFYVDGVRAGMVSHKSVPNDSSRSPLTIGIRGQDMERAFDGIIDEVHLYDYAVSESEVQVLAEPVITEPTNTAPYVTGIVDQTVEAGQNLEFAIEASDADGDALTYSSPNLPAGATLTDNVFSWTPESTQVGTYTVDFLVSDGVDAVTESCMITVNESTDSGSEVVIDSSTVMALDMDSEPVDGLVQDVSTYDNDGRIVGRPVVSDSAFEFDGLDDGVVVPDHASLDLDQMTVSAWVYLDSYQDDQRIISKEYDKYAPYSIYSLLMSGSNESKVEFRIAVNGVRYRVASSQDIPLNQWVHVAGTYDGGEMVVYVNGRRDGSYAVSGPIQDNDNGVYVGASQFYSRFFDGKIDSPMVYNKALSSSEIASMASQR; this is encoded by the coding sequence ATGACGAGCAAAGGAAAGAAGGATTCTTTGGGACGGATCCAAAACAATAATGGATTGTCGAGGCTATGCATGAGGTCGCTGCTCATGTGCGTTTTCTTTTTGTTTGCCGGTGCGGCAATGGCGGGGACGTACTATGTAGATCCGGCTTCAGGGAGTGACGGCAATCCAGGGACAAGCAGTGCGCCATGGCAGTCATTCAGCAAGGCGCAAAATTCGGTTGGTGCCGGCGATACCGTCATACTCGAAGGCGGTTATTACGGCAGTGTTTCGTACAGCGGGTCTGATGCCCGAGGGAGCAGTTGGGCAAGTCCGGTAACTTACAAGGCTGCCGAAGGTGCAACGCCTAAATTCGGCAAGCTGGTGTTCCAATCGGGTGCGAGTGATCTGTATGCAGTTTTTGACGGCATAACTGTTTATCCGTCAGGCGTATATATGGATCACATCGTTTCGGGCGTGAAGCTTCTGAACATGACGATCGGGGGTAAGTGGTCCAGTTACGGTCCGTCTCTGACGTCCAATGGCATCTGTATGGAAGGTACGTTCGGGACCACGGATTTCCACGAGATATACATCGATAATTGTGAAGTTACGGACGTTCACACCGGCATAAAGCTTGAAGGGCAGCTCGGTAAGAATATCGTGATCTCCAACAATGAGATACATCACATTGCAGGTTCCGGTATCAAAATATCAGCGGACAAGGGTAACGAGGTCGTCCGTATCGAAGGTAATCATATCCACAATCAGGACCCTGTCGATGAAGGTTCGAGCGGGATTACACACGGCACTGGTATAAGCATTCGCAATGATAATTTAATTGTACGCGGGAACATTATACACCAGTTCGGTAATACCAGAGGTATAAGGACCTATCAGGATATTTTCCCTTCACGTGGATATCGCAACATGGTTTTCGAGAACAACCTGCTTTACGACGTGCACAATGTTTATGTCGTTGAGTTCGTTGATATGGGCGATGACTTCGTGTTCAGCAACAACACGGTTATAGGTTCGGAGTTTGGACGCGGCGGCAATAAGTGGTATGAGACCGCTTTGCGAGTTGTCTGGCCTGGGGGAGTTGACGGCAGCAGACTCACGATGAACAACAACGTATTCGTAGGGCTGGTCTCAATCGGCGGCCAGATATATAACGCCGAGGCCAATAACAACTACATGTATGCCCTGAACGGCGGCGATATGAGTTTCGGAAGCAACGTTGTCGTTAACGGCACAAGCGGTCATTCCACGTATTTCGAAGGTTCCGGCAACTTTTTTGTCGGTGGTGAGCTTTTTGACAAGTACAGCTACACCAGGCCCGGCGGACATCCACACGGCGTTAATCTCAATGAGTGCTACGCGCTGGCAGATCCGAGTCTGAAGACAGGGTACGAGTTCGGCGGTTCAGGTCCCAAGCTGGCTGATATCGGCGATAAAAGCGTGAATGAGAATGAAACGCTTACGTTTAGCGTATCCGCTACACATCCGGATGGTGAGCCGCTGACGTACAGTGCCCAGGATATGCCTGAGGGGGCCGCATTTACGGATCAGCAGTTCAGTTGGACACCGACTTTCGGACAGGCCGGCAGCTACAGTGTTTCCTTTACCGCCACAGATGGCGTAATGAGTGATTCCAAAACGATCACTATCACCGTAAATCCTGTAGATGAAGATTCGGACGGTCTGGCTGATTATTGGGAGATGGAGCATTTCGGCAACCTTGACAGCGGACCTGATGATAATCCTGACGGTGACGAGTTCAACAACCTGCAGGAATATGAAGAAGGTCTGGATCCGAACGTTTTTGACGAAGGGCCGTTGAATCTTGTGCTCGATTACAGGTTTAACGATGATCCGGCTGATGGTGTGAAAGACAGTTCGCGTTATCATAATGACGGAACAACTCTGGACAGCAGTACACCTGCACTTGTTACGAGTGACAGTTACACTGCATATGATTTCGATGGTGTTGATGATTTCGTTAACGCCGGAACAGATGCTTCGTTGAATACCGCGCAGAGCCTTACGATCTCGGGCTGGATGTTCCCACGGACCTACGGTCAGTCCGGTTACGGTCGAATCGTGGACAAGGGCGACGGAACTACCGGTTATTCTGTGTTTGTCAATCAGGAAACAAGGGCCCTGTCTTATGTGACCTACGGCGGGATGGTCGTTTCGTCGGAATCGGGCAGCCTGACACTGGATCAGTGGCATCACTTTGCTGTTGTCTATGACGATGCTGCTTCTACATTGACCTTCTACATTGACGGTGTGCAGCGCGGCCGAACGAGCTACAGCTCTGCACCTGGTGATTCAGCAGCTAGTCCGATGATAGTCGGTACCCGGGGGTATGATCTGGCGAGATGTTTTGACGGTGCGATCGACGATCTGAAGATCTACAATGAAGCTCTGTCTGAAGCGAAAGTGGTAGAGTTGGCTTCGCCGGAAGAAAACCGTGCTCCGGTGCTCAGCGCTATAGGTGACAAGAGCGTAGAAGAGAGTAATTTGCTTACATTCGGAGTCACGGCAAGTGATCCGGATGGAGATCAGGTTTTGATCAAAGCTACCAATGTACCAACCGGTGCGGAATTTGCAGATGACACGTTTAGTTGGACACCTGACAGTTCCCAGGTGGGCAGTCATGATGTTTCTTTCTATGCTACCGACGGTGAACTACAGGATTCAGAAACCGTGACCATTACTGTTTTGAGCGGCAACAGTGCACCTGTCATGGAAGATACTCCTGATAAGAGTGTCGAAGAAGGTTCGCTGCTCGAGTTTGCCGTATCAGCTACAGATCCGGACGGTGACAGTATCAGTTATTCGGCTCAGAACCTGCCTACAGGAGCCGATTTTGCAGGGGACACGTTCTCGTGGACCCCGGAAGTTGGTCAGGCGGGTACTTATCTGACATCGTTTGTTGCTTCGGATGGTGAACTCGAGGACGTAGATACTGTGAGCATAACCGTTGTAGAAACCACCACCGGCGGCAATACTTCTCCGGTATTTGATCCGGTAGCAGATCAGAGTACAAGCATAAATGAAACAGTGGACTTTACTGTTAATGCTAGCGATGCCGATGGTGATCTTCTCAGTTACAGTGCTGAAAATATGCCCGCCGGCGCGGAATTCATCAGGAACCATTTTGTATGGACACCTTCGTCCGAGCAGGTTGGCGATTACAGTGTGATCTTCAACGTTACAGATGGAACAGCTACAGATACTATGACGGTTAACATACATGTAAACGCTCCATTGCTGACCAGGGGCCTGGTGGGATTGTGGAAGTTTAATGAAGGTTCCGGTAGTACGGCAGGAGACACTTCGACCAAGGTCAATCACGGTACGCTTACAAACGGTGCAGCCTGGACGACCGGTGTCAGCGGCAGTGGTATAAGCTTTGACGGTGTGGACGATTACGTAGCTGTTGATGATTCGGCATCGCTTAATCTTACCGGCAGTCTGAGTGTCGCAGCCTGGATCAAGCCCAACAGTTTCGGAAGCCGTGGTTACGGACGTATTCTGGACAAGGGCGCAAGCAGTGTAGGCTACTCGTTCTTCGTAAATCACAAGTTCGGCGGTCTATCCTTCGCTACGTACGGCGGTCCGGTTGCTGATTCTAACGACAACGTGGTCACCACAGGCAAATGGCAGCACGTTGCGATGGTTTATGACCAGGCTGCAGAGACCGTGACCTTCTATGTTGATGGTGTCAGTGCAGGTACTGCCAGCTATAACAAGGCACCTTCTGATTCAGCGGGCAGTCCGTTAACGATCGGAATTCGCGGTCAGGATATGGAACGTGCTTTTGATGGTATCATCGATGAGGTGCATCTGTATGACTTTGCGGTAAGTGAGTCGGACATACAGACTCTGGCTGAACCTGGCAATTCCGAGCCGACCAATACGGCGCCTGCAGTGACAGATGTTGCTGATCAGACGGTTAAAGCTGGACAGAATCTAGAGTTTGTTGTCGAAGCATCAGATGCGGATGGCGATGCTCTGACTTATTCATCACCAAATCTGCCGACAGGTGCTGTATTGACAAACAATGTCTTCAGTTGGACGCCAGAGAGTACGCAAGTTGGTAGCTATACGGTTGATTTCATAGTCTCAGATGGTACCGATCTGGTCAGTACGACAGTTGATATAACCGTAACCGAAAGTACCGATGGCAGAGGTTTAGCGGCTGTTTGGAAGTTTGACGAAGGTTCCGGTGAGATCGCAAATGATTCTTCAGCGATGAATAACGATGCGATCCTGGGTAACGGCGCAGTCTGGACAACTGGTGTTAACGGAAGTGCTGTCAGTTTTGACGGTGTCGATGACTACGTAGCTGCTAATGATTCGGCTTCTCTGAATCTTACGGGCAGTCTGAGTGTCGCGGCCTGGATAAAGCCCAACAGTTTCGGAAGCCGTGGTTACGGCCGTATCCTGGACAAGGGCGCAAATAGTGCTGGTTATTCATTCTTCGTAAACCACAAGTTCGGCGGCCTGTCCTTCGCCACGTACGGCGGTCCGGTTGCTGATTCTAACGATAACGTGATCACGACAGGCAAATGGCAGCACGTTGCGATGGTTTACGATCAGGCTGCAGAGACTGTGACCTTCTATGTTGACGGTGTCAGGGCAGGTATGGTCAGCCATAAATCCGTGCCCAATGACTCGTCACGCAGTCCGCTGACGATCGGAATCCGGGGTCAGGATATGGAACGTGCTTTTGATGGCATCATCGACGAGGTGCACCTGTATGATTACGCGGTAAGTGAGTCGGAAGTACAGGTTCTGGCTGAACCAGTCATCACCGAGCCGACAAATACGGCACCTTATGTGACCGGTATTGTCGACCAGACGGTTGAAGCAGGGCAGAATCTAGAATTTGCTATCGAAGCGTCAGATGCGGATGGTGATGCTCTGACGTATTCATCACCAAATCTGCCGGCTGGTGCGACGCTGACCGATAACGTCTTCAGTTGGACGCCTGAAAGTACGCAGGTTGGTACTTATACTGTCGATTTCCTGGTTTCCGATGGCGTTGATGCTGTGACTGAATCCTGCATGATAACAGTAAACGAGTCGACTGACTCGGGATCCGAAGTTGTCATAGACAGCTCGACGGTGATGGCTCTTGATATGGATTCAGAACCGGTAGACGGTCTTGTGCAGGATGTGTCCACGTATGATAACGACGGCCGAATAGTTGGTCGGCCTGTTGTAAGCGACTCGGCTTTTGAGTTTGACGGTCTCGATGATGGTGTTGTCGTGCCGGATCACGCAAGTCTGGACCTCGATCAGATGACTGTATCGGCCTGGGTATATCTTGATTCGTATCAGGATGACCAGCGGATAATCAGTAAGGAATACGACAAGTATGCACCTTATTCGATCTACAGCTTGCTTATGAGCGGCAGCAATGAGAGCAAGGTCGAGTTCAGGATCGCTGTCAACGGGGTACGTTACCGCGTGGCTTCATCGCAGGATATTCCGTTAAACCAGTGGGTCCATGTTGCTGGTACATATGACGGCGGCGAAATGGTGGTATACGTGAATGGCCGGCGTGACGGTTCCTATGCCGTTTCCGGACCTATCCAGGATAATGACAACGGCGTTTACGTAGGAGCAAGTCAGTTCTACAGCCGATTCTTCGACGGCAAGATCGACAGCCCGATGGTTTACAACAAAGCGTTGAGTTCATCGGAGATAGCTTCAATGGCCAGTCAGCGTTAA
- a CDS encoding exosortase-associated EpsI family protein yields the protein MSTIENRNLILLSLGTLLMVTGGSIYRQTHTGKHLPGTTKPKDTLNGMIPWDIGDWHGEEIDLIDFQDPDFFADTAFLRRYRNPEKNRYADLYIAETKIPAAMLGHRPDVCYVAGGWVLDETKSLNVETTTGTAIPCSLSVFHNPSDLQRKVVLNFYIYEGDIYRNETAFRGLKWRLDSNRTKSDASLAQIQISSQYESVALEYLQLMGDVLIDIL from the coding sequence ATGAGCACTATAGAAAACAGAAATCTGATTTTACTGAGCCTTGGCACACTGCTTATGGTCACGGGCGGAAGCATTTACCGTCAAACACACACCGGCAAGCACCTGCCCGGTACGACCAAGCCGAAGGACACGCTGAACGGCATGATACCCTGGGATATAGGCGACTGGCACGGCGAGGAAATTGATCTCATAGATTTTCAGGACCCGGACTTTTTTGCCGACACAGCTTTCTTGAGACGCTACAGGAACCCTGAGAAAAACCGTTACGCCGATCTCTATATCGCAGAGACAAAGATTCCCGCTGCAATGCTTGGACACCGGCCTGATGTTTGCTACGTTGCCGGAGGATGGGTTCTCGACGAAACAAAAAGTCTGAATGTCGAAACCACCACAGGGACCGCCATACCATGCAGCCTCAGCGTGTTCCATAACCCATCCGACCTGCAGCGCAAAGTTGTGCTGAACTTCTATATTTATGAGGGTGATATCTACAGAAACGAGACCGCCTTTAGAGGACTCAAATGGCGGTTAGACAGTAATAGAACGAAAAGCGACGCTTCGCTTGCACAGATACAGATCAGCTCGCAATACGAAAGCGTCGCATTGGAATACCTGCAACTAATGGGGGACGTGCTGATAGACATTCTCTGA